The sequence ATGCAGCAGCAGATGGAGAGCATTCCCGAGGCGACGCACGACGACCTGCGCTGGGCCCACGGGATCGCCTGGGGGATCCCCACCCGCTACGGGAACATGCCGGCCCAGGTGAAGCAGTTCCTCGACACCACCGGCGCCCTGTGGATGCAGGGCGAGCTGGAGGACAAGGCCGCGGGGATCTTCGTCAGCACCGCCACGGTGCACGGCGGGCAGGAGTCCACCGTCCTGACCAGCCTGGTCCCGCTGCTCCACCTGGGGATGATCTTCGTGGGCACCCCCTACGGCCAGAATCCGCAGATCCTGACCACCGAGGGAATCGGGGGCTCCCCCTACGGCCCGGGCACCATGGCCGGGGGCGACGGGTCGCGGCAGCCGGTGGAGGACGAGCTGACCACCGCGCGCAACCTGGGGAGCCGGATCGCGCGGGTGGCCTCCCGCGTCAAGGGCCTCCGCCCGGAGGCTCCGCACGGGGAGCAGGAGAACAGCCAGCAGTACGAGGGACAGTAGGATCCCCGGCGGAAGCACGGAGGGGAGGTCGCCGAAGCGCCCTCCCCCTTTTTCTTCCACCTGCCGACGGGGCTCTGCCCGCCGCGGGCTCTACGCGGGGAGCTCCGGCATCTCCCCGGGCTGCGAGGGGATCTCGATTGCGACCAGCCCCGACGCTCTCCGGTCCGGCCCCTCGTACGTCCGCGTCTCCGCCCCACCCGTGGGAGCGAGGATCTGCGCGATGGTGAAGGGGGTGCCGCGGTTCGCGCGGGCGTCGTCGGACGCGGGAACGGCGGGCTGCGGACGGACGATCCGACCGAGGATCTGCTGGCTGCGCGGGTCCATGGGAACCTCCGGGGAGTGGGAGACGGGTGGTACAGCGAGGCGGGAGGGGCCTCCTGCACCACCCGGCGGAGGCCCACGGCTGGATGGTGGAAGCTAATGGCCCGGAGCCGCCGGGGACAACCCTCCTGGTCCGGTGCTGCCCGGATGCGGCGGGATGGCTCGGCCGGAGAGGAGCCGCGTGGGGAATTCCCCCACAGCGGCGTCGCATCGGCCCCGTTGTCCAAATCGTTCTCCCGCGGTATCTTGAACGGGTCCGGAGCGCACCCTGGCGGGCGGCGCGCTCCACGTGGTCCGAAGCAGACGTTGTCCCGCGGGCAGCCCGGCGAATCCGCGCCCCGGTCACATCCGACTTTCGACGTAAGGAGGCATCATGCCATTCGGTCTCGGAATGACGGAGACGCTCCTCATCTTCGCCGTGCTCCTGCTCTTCTTTGGCGCCAAGCGCCTCCCGGAGCTGGCGGGCGGCCTCGGGAAGGGGATCCGCGACTTCAAGCGCTCCCTGAACGGGCTGGACGACCCCTCGCTCCA comes from Longimicrobiaceae bacterium and encodes:
- the wrbA gene encoding NAD(P)H:quinone oxidoreductase, coding for MATNVLVIFYSSYGHTWRMAQSVEEGARSVEGTEVRVRRIPELEEARRAMSGQDFYVQMQQQMESIPEATHDDLRWAHGIAWGIPTRYGNMPAQVKQFLDTTGALWMQGELEDKAAGIFVSTATVHGGQESTVLTSLVPLLHLGMIFVGTPYGQNPQILTTEGIGGSPYGPGTMAGGDGSRQPVEDELTTARNLGSRIARVASRVKGLRPEAPHGEQENSQQYEGQ
- a CDS encoding twin-arginine translocase TatA/TatE family subunit, whose translation is MPFGLGMTETLLIFAVLLLFFGAKRLPELAGGLGKGIRDFKRSLNGLDDPSLQASQIPPAQPAPQVQAVSTPAEEPRAS